One genomic region from Nymphaea colorata isolate Beijing-Zhang1983 chromosome 12, ASM883128v2, whole genome shotgun sequence encodes:
- the LOC116265598 gene encoding uncharacterized protein LOC116265598, whose translation MVGIFARFSSVRGSHRRARSSLDDREVQNSEMLNPTAVVPRHGFEAAVDFKPVEHPNEPPDNDLPVKCPTPEPSILNDARVWKERLAGNARRRAELPVMKDEEARSQPENPVPKHPSLPTTPVFLPSLSAPEHTIRQLLEECSAPED comes from the exons ATGGTGGGAATCTTCGCCAGGTTCTCATCAGTGAGGGGAAGCCACAGAAGGGCTCGATCCTCTTTG GATGACAGGGAGGTTCAGAACTCAGAGATGTTAAATCCTACTGCTGTTGTTCCGCGCCATGGATTCGAAGCAGCGGTCGATTTTAAGCCTGTAGAGCATCCAAATGAACCCCCTGACAATGATCTTCCAGTGAAATGTCCGACACCAGAACCATCAATATTAAAT GATGCAAGAGTATGGAAAGAAAGGCTGGCTGGCAATGCAAGAAGGCGAGCAGAGCTGCCTGTAATGAAGGATGAAGAAGCACGATCCCAACCTGAGAACCCTGTTCCCAAGCATCCATCACTCCCCACAACTCCTGTTTTTCTGCCTTCTCTCAGTGCTCCTGAGCACACCATTAGACAGCTGCTGGAAGAGTGCAGTGCACCCGAAGATTAA
- the LOC116265597 gene encoding uncharacterized protein LOC116265597 isoform X1 has product MAKARALGLVSALASASLVMEEAFADGPFQFPPFSPAPQPAPEPPPATPPKEETRVRNDNPRTTAAGFDPEALERGAAALRELNKSKDAKKLFELMRKQEETRQAELAAKKAEFQALQSQYETDRQRALYEEQKKLVQQQAQTKAQMARYEDELARKRMQAENELQRGRNQELVRMQEESSIRQEQTRRATEEQIQAERRRTEKERAEIERETIRVRALAEAEGRAHEAKLAEEVNKRMLVERAKAEQEKWVAAINTAFDHIGGGLRAILTDQNKLIVAVGGITALAAGVYTTREGAKVVWSYVDRILGQPSLIRESSRGKYPWSGIFSRGISYFTNKGNNPGKNGSGFGDVILNPALHKRIEQLAAATANTKLHQAPFRNMLFYGPPGTGKTMAARELAKKSGLDYALMTGGDVAPLGSQAVTKIHQLFDWSKKSRKGLLLFIDEADAFLCERNKTYMSEAQRSALNALLFRTGDQSKDIVLALATNRPGDLDSAVADRIDEVLEFPLPGEEERLKLIKLYLDKYIVQAGNKGEGLRSLLQKPQPRIQLKGVSDEVIREAAIKTDGFSGREIAKLMASVQAAVYGSKECELDATLFREVVDYKVAEHQQRKTLASEGHGSV; this is encoded by the exons ATGGCCAAGGCTCGTGCTCTGGGTTTGGTTTCTGCGTTGGCGTCGGCTTCTTTGGTCATGGAGGAGGCCTTCGCAGACGGTCCCTTCCAATTCCCTCCGTTTTCTCCCGCCCCGCAGCCGGCGCCAGAGCCGCCTCCGGCAACACCGCCCAAAGAAGAAACGCGCGTTCGGAACGATAATCCCAGGACCACGGCGGCGGGGTTCGATCCGGAGGCGCTAGAGCGAGGAGCGGCGGCATTGAGAGAACTCAACAAGTCGAAGGACGCCAAGAAG TTGTTTGAATTAATgaggaaacaagaagaaacaagacAGGCTGAATTGGCAGCGAAGAAGGCAGAATTTCAAGCATTGCAATCTCAATATGAGACG GATAGGCAACGTGCGCTTTATGAGGAACAGAAAAAGTTAGTTCAACAACAGGCACAAACAAAAGCTCAAATGGCTCGCTATGAGGATGAGCTGGCCAGAAAAAGAATGCAG GCAGAGAATGAACTTCAGAGAGGTAGAAATCAAGAACTTGTGAGGATGCAAGAGGAATCATCGATAAGGCAGGAGCAAACTCGCCGCGCTACAGAAGAACAGATTCAAGCCGAACGACGTAGAACAGAGAAGGAGCGAGCAGAAATAGAGCGTGAAACGATTAGAGTAAGGGCTTTGGCAGAAGCAGAAGGGAGAGCCCATGAAGCAAAATTAGCTGAAGAGGTAAATAAGCGGATGCTCGTAGAAAGAGCCAAGGCAGAGCAAGAAAAGTGGGTTGCAGCTATAAACACAGCTTTTGATCATATTGGAG GTGGTTTGCGTGCCATATTGACGGATCAGAATAAGCTGATTGTTGCTGTTGGCGGAATAACTGCTCTTGCAGCTGGAGTTTACACTACCAG AGAAGGTGCGAAAGTGGTTTGGAGCTATGTCGACCGAATACTAGGGCAGCCATCATTGATTAGGGAGTCCTCCAGAGGGAAATATCCATGGTCTGGGATATTTTCCCGTGGGATTAGCTACTTTACCAATAAAGGAAACAACCCAGGCAAAAATGGAAGCGGTTTTGGTGATGTGATCCTCAACCCCGCCTTGCACAAAAGAATTGAACAGCTTGCTGCTGCTACTGCAAACACAAAATTACATCAAGCACCATTCCGTAATATGCTGTTTTATGGTCCTCCTGGAACAGGGAAAACTATGGCTGCAAGGGAGCTTGCAAAGAAATCG GGGTTGGATTATGCATTAATGACTGGTGGAGATGTTGCACCATTAGGTTCACAGGCTGTTACCAAGATACATCAGTTGTTTGACTGGTCCAAGAAATCCCgcaaagggttattgctttTCATTGATGAAGCTGATGCATTTTTGTGCGA ACGGAACAAGACCTATATGAGTGAGGCCCAGCGTAGTGCTCTGAATGCTCTTTTGTTTCGGACCGGTGACCAGTCAAAAGACATAGTTCTTGCACTAGCTACAAACCGGCCTGGTGATCTTGATTCTGCAGTTGCTGACCGTATTGACGAGGTCCTTGAATTTCCGCTACCAGGAGAAGAGGAGCGTCTCAAACTAATTAAGCTCTACCTGGACAAATATATAGTTCAGGCAGGCAACAAAGGCGAGGGTTTACGGTCCCTCCTCCAGAAACCACAACCAAGAATACAACTCAAAGGTGTCTCTGATGAAGTGATTCGGGAGGCAGCTATTAAAACTGATGGATTTTCTGGGAGAGAGATTGCAAAGCTAATGGCCAGTGTTCAAGCTGCTGTCTATGGGAGCAAAGAGTGTGAACTTGATGCTACCCTTTTCAGAGAGGTAGTTGATTATAAAGTTGCAGAGCATCAGCAAAGGAAAACACTTGCTTCGGAGGGGCATGGTTCAGTTTAA
- the LOC116265597 gene encoding uncharacterized protein LOC116265597 isoform X2, which translates to MRRQRALYEEQKKLVQQQAQTKAQMARYEDELARKRMQAENELQRGRNQELVRMQEESSIRQEQTRRATEEQIQAERRRTEKERAEIERETIRVRALAEAEGRAHEAKLAEEVNKRMLVERAKAEQEKWVAAINTAFDHIGGGLRAILTDQNKLIVAVGGITALAAGVYTTREGAKVVWSYVDRILGQPSLIRESSRGKYPWSGIFSRGISYFTNKGNNPGKNGSGFGDVILNPALHKRIEQLAAATANTKLHQAPFRNMLFYGPPGTGKTMAARELAKKSGLDYALMTGGDVAPLGSQAVTKIHQLFDWSKKSRKGLLLFIDEADAFLCERNKTYMSEAQRSALNALLFRTGDQSKDIVLALATNRPGDLDSAVADRIDEVLEFPLPGEEERLKLIKLYLDKYIVQAGNKGEGLRSLLQKPQPRIQLKGVSDEVIREAAIKTDGFSGREIAKLMASVQAAVYGSKECELDATLFREVVDYKVAEHQQRKTLASEGHGSV; encoded by the exons ATGAGACG GCAACGTGCGCTTTATGAGGAACAGAAAAAGTTAGTTCAACAACAGGCACAAACAAAAGCTCAAATGGCTCGCTATGAGGATGAGCTGGCCAGAAAAAGAATGCAG GCAGAGAATGAACTTCAGAGAGGTAGAAATCAAGAACTTGTGAGGATGCAAGAGGAATCATCGATAAGGCAGGAGCAAACTCGCCGCGCTACAGAAGAACAGATTCAAGCCGAACGACGTAGAACAGAGAAGGAGCGAGCAGAAATAGAGCGTGAAACGATTAGAGTAAGGGCTTTGGCAGAAGCAGAAGGGAGAGCCCATGAAGCAAAATTAGCTGAAGAGGTAAATAAGCGGATGCTCGTAGAAAGAGCCAAGGCAGAGCAAGAAAAGTGGGTTGCAGCTATAAACACAGCTTTTGATCATATTGGAG GTGGTTTGCGTGCCATATTGACGGATCAGAATAAGCTGATTGTTGCTGTTGGCGGAATAACTGCTCTTGCAGCTGGAGTTTACACTACCAG AGAAGGTGCGAAAGTGGTTTGGAGCTATGTCGACCGAATACTAGGGCAGCCATCATTGATTAGGGAGTCCTCCAGAGGGAAATATCCATGGTCTGGGATATTTTCCCGTGGGATTAGCTACTTTACCAATAAAGGAAACAACCCAGGCAAAAATGGAAGCGGTTTTGGTGATGTGATCCTCAACCCCGCCTTGCACAAAAGAATTGAACAGCTTGCTGCTGCTACTGCAAACACAAAATTACATCAAGCACCATTCCGTAATATGCTGTTTTATGGTCCTCCTGGAACAGGGAAAACTATGGCTGCAAGGGAGCTTGCAAAGAAATCG GGGTTGGATTATGCATTAATGACTGGTGGAGATGTTGCACCATTAGGTTCACAGGCTGTTACCAAGATACATCAGTTGTTTGACTGGTCCAAGAAATCCCgcaaagggttattgctttTCATTGATGAAGCTGATGCATTTTTGTGCGA ACGGAACAAGACCTATATGAGTGAGGCCCAGCGTAGTGCTCTGAATGCTCTTTTGTTTCGGACCGGTGACCAGTCAAAAGACATAGTTCTTGCACTAGCTACAAACCGGCCTGGTGATCTTGATTCTGCAGTTGCTGACCGTATTGACGAGGTCCTTGAATTTCCGCTACCAGGAGAAGAGGAGCGTCTCAAACTAATTAAGCTCTACCTGGACAAATATATAGTTCAGGCAGGCAACAAAGGCGAGGGTTTACGGTCCCTCCTCCAGAAACCACAACCAAGAATACAACTCAAAGGTGTCTCTGATGAAGTGATTCGGGAGGCAGCTATTAAAACTGATGGATTTTCTGGGAGAGAGATTGCAAAGCTAATGGCCAGTGTTCAAGCTGCTGTCTATGGGAGCAAAGAGTGTGAACTTGATGCTACCCTTTTCAGAGAGGTAGTTGATTATAAAGTTGCAGAGCATCAGCAAAGGAAAACACTTGCTTCGGAGGGGCATGGTTCAGTTTAA